The proteins below are encoded in one region of Dioscorea cayenensis subsp. rotundata cultivar TDr96_F1 chromosome 18, TDr96_F1_v2_PseudoChromosome.rev07_lg8_w22 25.fasta, whole genome shotgun sequence:
- the LOC120282270 gene encoding uncharacterized protein LOC120282270 — translation MRISLAVSPIQHPLLSPRLHRSHSFSVFHNPLKLSLSSKFSVFSASCSPFRCFPEPRRSIASSQWRLNVFLSGEGVGGNVQREKLSYLNLDALLPVAEILCIVPPVICSIGCLVGLIIPGLSKLFQVSLGSRFFVFQCVLLAGAVVIGALIRERRWKRICRDDGLGVDVVARVEKVEEDLRSSARMIQVLSRQLEKLSIRFRVTRKALKEPISETAALAQKNSEATRVLAMQEDNLEKELGEIQKVLLAMQEQQQKQLELILAIGKAGKLLENKTETGRRQASTELGKSVPVEEIKHLGVQTGLGTSNDKA, via the exons ATGCGAATTTCTCTCGCTGTTTCACCTATCCAACACCCCCTTTTGAGTCCTCGCCTCCATCGATCCCATTCATTCTCTGTCTTCCATAATCCCCTGAAACTCTCCCTTTCCTCCAAATTTTCTGTCTTTTCTGCCTCTTGCTCTCCATTTCGGTGTTTCCCGGAGCCCCGAAGGTCAATAGCATCATCACAATGGCGACTCAATGTCTTTCTTTCTG GTGAAGGAGTCGGTGGAAATGTGCAGAGAGAGAAATTGAGTTATCTGAACCTCGATGCACTGCTACCAGTTGCTGAGATACTCTGCATTGTGCCGCCTGTTATCTGTTCGATCGGTTGTCTAGTAGGGTTGATTATCCCGGGTTTATCCAAGCTTTTTCAGGTGTCACTGGGAAGtagattttttgttttccagTGTGTTCTGTTGGCAGGAGCAGTGGTGATTGGGGCTTTGATTCGGGAAAGACGGTGGAAGAGAATATGCCGGGATGATGGCTTGGGTGTTGATGTGGTTGCTAGAGTTGAGAAGGTGGAGGAGGATCTTAGGAGCTCTGCGAGGATGATTCAGGTGCTCTCAAGACAGCTTGAGAAGCTCAGTATTAGGTTTAGAGTCACAAGGAAGGCCTTGAAGGAGCCCATTTCAGAG ACTGCAGCTTTGGCACAAAAGAACTCTGAGGCCACTCGCGTACTAGCAATGCAAGAAGATAATCTTGAGAAGGAGCTTGGGGAGATTCAGAAAGTATTGTTGGCAATGCAG GAACAACAGCAAAAACAACTTGAGCTGATTCTTGCTATTGGGAAGGCAGGGAAGCTATTAGAGAACAAGACAGAGACGGGCAGACGCCAAGCTTCGACAGAACTTGGTAAATCAGTTCCTGTGGAGGAAATAAAACATTTGGGAGTCCAAACGGGATTAGGAACAAGCAACGACAAAGCTTAG
- the LOC120282269 gene encoding probable LRR receptor-like serine/threonine-protein kinase At1g67720 yields MRLSIFLLLLLCIAFPLHVTSHSNEGHHINCGSQKETTIEGIKWITEHGLTKLGKTHNLDTLGILPTLSSLRYFPEKSVRKYCYTIPVIKGGKYLIRTSYYYGGFDAGNEPPVFDQIVGETKWSVVNTSENYAKGLSTYYEIITVALRKKMCVCLARNEFTVGNPFISTLEFEYLNESMYNETDFKNYALATTSRHRFGLSDGAILRHPDDPFNRYWQSFADENPVVESHTHVSSSDFWNNPPETVFRRGLTTSRGKKLILKWPPANLQNGNYYITLYFQDNRTPSPFSWRIFDIKINGENLYTKLNVSTAGIMVYSAHQPLSGQVTITLIPDENSPVGPVINAAEILQIVPLGRRTHTRDVNVMEDLARRLKNVPIDWSGDPCMPKESSWTGVSCSEGKFARVVSINLTNFGLVGTLPQSIGKLTAVKRIWLGGNKLHGNIPDMSYLKHLVSLHLENNQFNGSIPTSLEKLEKLQELYLQNNNLRGELPSNLRNRGRIKIQYNE; encoded by the exons ATGAGGCTCTCTATTTTCCTTTTATTGTTGCTATGCATTGCCTTTCCTCTCCATGTTACATCTCATTCTAATGAAG gtcATCACATAAACTGTGGTTCACAAAAGGAAACCACAATAGAAGGCATCAAATGGATCACAGAACATGGCCTGACCAAACTAGGAAAAACACACAACCTTGACACTCTAGGCATATTACCTACATTGTCATCTTTAAGGTACTTTCCCGAAAAATCGGTTCGAAAATATTGCTATACAATACCTGTGATCAAAGGTGGCAAGTATCTGATCAGAACAAGTTACTATTACGGTGGTTTTGACGCCGGAAATGAGCCACCGGTCTTTGATCAAATCGTCGGAGAAACTAAATGGAGTGTAGTGAACACTAGTGAGAATTATGCAAAGGGTCTTAGTACTTACTATGAGATTATAACTGTTGCATTGAGGAAAAAAATGTGTGTTTGTCTAGCGAGGAATGAATTCACTGTGGGGAATCCTTTTATTTCTACTCTCGAATTCGAGTATTTGAATGAATCTATGTATAATGAAACTGATTTCAAGAACTATGCACTTGCCACGACTTCTCGCCATCGATTTGGTCTTTCGGATGGAGCTATTCTCAG ACATCCAGACGATCCATTCAACCGATACTGGCAATCCTTCGCCGATGAGAATCCAGTTGTTGAGAGTCATACACATGTGAGTTCATCGGACTTTTGGAACAACCCGCCAGAGACAGTGTTCCGAAGAGGCCTAACAACCAGCAGAGGAAAGAAACTCATTCTCAAATGGCCTCCGGCGAACCTGCAGAATGGAAACTACTACATTACTCTTTACTTTCAAGACAACCGAACTCCGAGCCCGTTTAGTTGGAGGATCTTTGACATTAAAATAAATGGCGAGAACTTGTACACTAAGCTCAATGTCTCAACCGCCGGTATTATGGTTTATAGTGCTCATCAGCCACTTTCAGGGCAGGTAACAATAACATTGATACCCGATGAGAATTCCCCAGTCGGTCCGGTGatcaatgctgcagaaatccttCAGATTGTTCCTCTTGGCAGAAGAACACATACAAGAGATG TAAATGTGATGGAGGATCTTGCGAGAAGATTAAAGAATGTACCGATAGATTGGAGCGGAGATCCATGCATGCCGAAAGAAAGTTCATGGACAGGAGTATCGTGCTCTGAAGGGAAGTTTGCAAGAGTTGTATCAAT TAATCTGACAAATTTCGGACTTGTTGGAACACTGCCACAGAGCATAGGCAAGTTAACTGCAGTAAAAAGAAT TTGGCTTGGAGGCAATAAACTACATGGAAACATTCCAGACATGAGTTATCTGAAACATTTAGTTTCTTT GCATTTGGAGAACAACCAATTCAATGGATCAATCCCTACATCACTAGAAAAGCTCGAAAAGCTTCAAGAATT ATATCTTCAGAACAATAATCTTAGGGGCGAACTTCCAAGCAATTTGAGAAACAGGGGACGAATCAAAATTcaatataatgaataa